attatttttttaaattataaaaattaatttatcacaACATTATGcggttaaatatttaattaattatatatcttaataaaaatgatctatatttaattatatatcttgattaaaatggtatatatttaaatatatattttgattaataaaatttattatactattaatacgattgatttttttttaataaatattgaattttttcggatatgcatactCGAAAAATCCCAAGACTAAAAATTGGGTTCTTTCGGacgtgcatctccgaagttacatttttttaagaaaaaagtgtCTTCGAAGATGCACATCCGAAATATaaagatatttttgaaatttcgcCGCGGGTTTATAAGAAGTCATTCGAGTGTATAAAAAATTTGTCTTTATTTAGGATACAAATTTGAGTGTTATTGGACCAACCTTAAAGGCccaaaagaaagaataaaaagtCTCATTGGGCTACGGATTGCTATCAGTATTAATGGGATACCTTTACGATATTTCTCAGCATAATGcttaataattttaaaagtgACATTGACACATTAAACTTAGTAAATGTAACTACTTAAAATGTAATAGTGTTAAAGTTGCTCTTTTTTAATGAAAGATCAaaagtttgtttaattttttcttctttttgcaaTTTTGATCTATTTTATCTTTAGTATAATTTATCATTAATGCTTTCCTTCTTGACTCAATGCCTTATAAACTTGAGTCTTATAAACCTTCAAATCCTTTCTTTGATGACTTGGACTATGCTATAAAAGATGCTCATGAAGACATTGAGGATGTAATACCCATACTTATCAGTTGAGCGATTTCATGAAGCAAGTCAAAATTTGAAAAATCATTTTGGAATCATGCATACTAAAAAGAACGGGTGATAATAACGGTTCGAGTAAGAAGTAAAATTTTCTTTGGGTTCAGTGGAAATTTTAGGCCCGAATGCATCCGACCAGACACGTTATCCAACCCTAACCATAATAACTGAGAATTTTTTAGTACATCTCTACGTGGTGAAAAacacttttgaaaatttcaaaatatctttcggatatgcatatccgaacgcACCAtgttttcgaatatgcatatatGAAGTATCCCAATACTTCATTTTTCAGGGGTTTTCTTTTTTCAGGgattttcgaatatgcatatccgaattaatcaatatcttaattttttattttaaaaaaaatatttatttataatatattaataaaaaataattttaatttataattgaaagCTAAATATTAAAGTAAATTTTTGATATAAAATTAAGTAATGAATGcaataattaaattttgaattgcAATGGTGAAatgtaattatatattttttggtaACGTCTACCACGAGGGATCAATTAAATGGCTCAACGGTGAAGCACTTAAAAATTACCGTTAGATCTAATTAATAATCtagattaattaaaattaaaaatgaaaacacaTATTCATATCCACATACAATAAAAGCTTAatatatctttcttttttttaagaaacacattttttttcatttaaattctcTCTAACTTATTAGAATTCTGCAAATTTTCTGCAAATTAAAGTTTTCTGATATCAACGTTCTTTCTCGTCTATCAATTGAGTGCTAGGAGTAAAGAAAATGAATTTAAAATGTTAATTAAGTAAATAACAATGTCCATACTATGATGAGATTGAATGAAAACAATCGTTCCAATTCAAATGGTTAAAAGAGACAAACTGGTTCCAACCTAGAAAAGTGAATTTCTAAATACCATTAATTAAATCTATTCTTTATATAGTAAAATTCATTAATCCAATTTATGTGCTAAAGAACTTTCTTTTGCATAAAATTCAAATTGTCAAACACCAATAAATTTTgtattgagaaaaataaatgtgAGTTGAATATGTGAaaggtttaaattaattaaaaaaaaaaagttaagatttagcattttataagttaaaaaattCGCATATCTATCAACTTAAGATTTTGAACGAGTATATGATGTGTCTATAAAGTGAGTTGTTCAtgaataaaaattttaatataaaaatgttCTCTAGTGTTTATTTCTGAATTAATGACCCAACACCTTTGATACTGTTTTTTTGTTGAAACACCCGGATGTGTATGACCTAAGGAGCTTAGTTTTTTTTGTTGAACATATATTCTATTATCTAACAATAACAATCAATTGCATGTACTTTCGAATTTgtcatttttattcaaatttcttACACTTGCAAAAGGGTAAATATGTATttgacaaataattaaaataatatatttctcTATCAATCATATCTATTATCTAACAATAACAATCAATTGCATGCACTTCCGAATTTgtcttttttattcaaattttttacACTTGCAAAAGGGTAAATATGTATTTGAcaaataactaaaataatatatttctcTATCAATCATATATGAACACATGGTAAACTAAAATTGCaccgtttcaaattcaaatcaaactatTACATACActtattctctctcttcattaaaatttcaaatttcctcattttcattttaattttccctCAATTTATTCATTATCACTAAAAGTACTTACTATATTCAATCTTACAAGAGAGAACATAAGCCGCGGCCTCCACAAAATGAGTATTAACATTAATACCAATCAACTTGCTCTTGTGATAATTTATACCAAAGCCCGAAATCAATTCAAACGCTTTCAACACTGCCTTAATAGCCCAAATTTGCTTCCAAGATGCTTCACCGACCAAAAgagtgtcgtccgcaaattgaagaatatccatCTTACATCTTGCATTAAATGCAAATCCACCGTATTTCCCGTTGCAAATTGATTTCTTCACTAACCTCGCCAACCCCTCTGtcaccaaaacaaaaagaaaaggtgataACGGATCTCCTTGCCTCAATCCTTTACCCACCACAAACTCTTTAGAAGGACTCCCATTCACCAAAACGGACATCTtactttgaaaaattaaaaactcCATCCATCTCCGCCACTTCGTACCAAAACCCATCCGCACCAAAAGGGATCTAAGAAAATTTCAATCCACGTTATCGTAAGCTTTTTCAAAGTTGACTTTGAAAAGTAAGCAATTTCTCCCCTCCTTCTTCGCAAAATCCACCACCTCATTAGCCACCAAAACACCGTCGAGCAATTGTCTCCCCGGTACAAAAGCGCTTTGACACGGAGAAACCAAAGAGGAAATGACCCTTTTCAATCTAACCGCCAAAAGTTTAGCAAGTGCTTTATATAGACAACCCACTAAACAAATAGGGCGATAATCATCCAAAGACATCGGATTAAGAGTTTTTAGAACCAAAGACAAGAAAGAAGATGTAACCGCCTTTGATAAACCATCACAAGCATGGAAACTTTCAAAAAACCGAATAAAATCCTCTTTAAGAAAATACCAACATTTCTTAATAAATAAGAAAGAATAGCCATCGGGACCCGGGCTCTTTGAACTCCCACAACCCCACACCGCTTCTTTTATCTCCTCCTCAAGAAAAGGttcttcaagaaaattcatctcCTCCACActaaaactttcaaaatctaatccCTCCGACACCCACCTCTCCCTTTCGGCTTCAACAAACTTGTTAGAAAAATGTTTCCAAACTTCCTCCTTAACCTCTTCCACCGATTCGAGTAAGATACCCAAAGGAGAAGAAATAGGGCCAATATGGTTTATTCTTCTATTTTCCTTCATAGCATTATGAAAATATCTACTATTACAATCCCCCTCATTAAGCCATCTTACTTTGGATTTTTGGGCGAGCATCCCCTCGTTAATTCTCAAAGACGTCCAAAAGCCCCTCATTGCCTCCTTGCGATTGAAAATGATATTAGGATCAAAAACCAAATTATTTTGTTCCAAGCACTCATCGGCTTCATTAATTTGTCTCGCTTTATCCTCCACCTCCAAATCTACCCTTCCAAACACCGCTTTGTTCCACCATCTTAATCTTTCTTTTAAGATTCTAAGCTTTTCTTTTAGGACAAAATCTCCTCTCCCTTACACCACCATCTCTCTCCACTCCTTTTCAACAAACGGGATAAAAGAGTTGAAGGAAAACCACTCATTATTGAACTTAAACGATTTAGGGCCCCAATTGTTACTATCCAACACAAGCCATATCGGACAATGATCCGGGATGTCTCTATCATCAATCAA
The Vicia villosa cultivar HV-30 ecotype Madison, WI linkage group LG6, Vvil1.0, whole genome shotgun sequence genome window above contains:
- the LOC131615253 gene encoding uncharacterized mitochondrial protein AtMg01250-like, with translation MSVLVNGSPSKEFVVGKGLRQGDPLSPFLFVLVTEGLARLVKKSICNGKYGGFAFNARCKMDILQFADDTLLVGEASWKQIWAIKAVLKAFELISGFGINYHKSKLIGINVNTHFVEAAAYVLSCKIEYSKYF